The Saliniramus fredricksonii genome segment CCGTTTCCTGGTCGAGCAGGACGGAATGACGCTGCGAGAAGGTGCCGCGCTCGACATCCTGGCCCGACAGGCGCACCCGGTGGCCTTCCCTGACCAGCGATCCGAAGGCGAGCGCCTCGGCCGTGGCCCAGTCGACACCCTCGCCGGTATCGATCATCTTGCGGCGATTGTCGACGAAACGGCGGATGGTGCGGTGGATGTTGAAGCCCTCGGGCACCGTGGTGATCTTGCGACCGATATCCTCCAGCGTCTCCATCTCGATGCCGGTGGCGCCACGACGCGGATCGTCGCTGTCCTCCTTCACCGCCTTCAGCCCGGACCAGCGCCCGTCCAGCCAGTCGGCCTTGTTGGGCTTGAAGCCCTGGACGCTGTCGAATTCCTCATCGAGCCTGGCACGCCATTCGGCCTTCGCCGCGTCGATCTCCTCCTCGGTGATGACGCCTTCCCCGATCAGTTTCTTGCTGTAGATCGCCAGCGTGGTCGGATGCTCGCGTATGATCTTGTACATGCGCGGTTGGGTGAAGGACGGCTCGTCGCCTTCGTTGTGACCGAAGCGGCGGTAGCACAGCATGTCGATCACGACCGGCTTGTGGAAGCGCTGGCGGTATTCCGTCGCCACCTTCGCCGCATAGACCACCGCTTCCGGGTCGTCGCCGTTGCAGTGGAAGATCGGCGCCTCGACCATCTTGGCCACGTCTGACGGGTAGGGCGAGGAGCGCGAATAGCGCGGATTGGTGGTGAATCCGATCTGGTTGTTGATGATGAAATGGATCGAGCCGCCGGTACGGTGACCCTTCAGTCCCGACAAGCCGAAGCATTCCGCCACCACGCCCTGGCCGGCGAAGGCCGCATCGCCGTGCAGCAGCAGCGGCAGCACCGAATTGCGGTTCTCGCCGGTCTCGCCATGCTGGTCCTGCTTGGCCCGGACCTTGCCGAGCACCACCGGATCAACGATCTCGAGATGCGAGGGATTGGCGGTGAGCGAGAGGTGGACGTTGTTGCCGTCGAAGCTGCGGTCCGACGAAGCGCCGAGATGGTATTTCACATCGCCCGAGCCCTCGACATCGTCGGGGGCGAAGGAGCCGCCCTTGAATTCGTGAAACAGGGCGCGATGCGTCTTGCCCATCACCTGGGTAAGCACGTTGAGGCGACCGCGATGGGCCATGCCCAGCACGATCTCCTTCACACCGAGATTGCCGCCGCGCTTGATGATCTGCTCGAGTGCCGGGATCAGCGATTCCGCGCCGTCGAGACCGAAGCGCTTGGTGCCGGTATATTTGAGATCGAGAAATTTCTCGAAACCCTCGCCCTCGATCAGCTTGTTGAGGATCGCCTTCTTGCCGCGCGCGGTGAATTCGATCTCCTTGTCGGGCCCCTCGATGCGTTCCTGCAACCACGCCTTCTCGACCGGGTCGGAGATATGCATGAACTCGACGCCGAGCGTCTGGCAATAGGTGCGCTGAAGGATGGCGAGGATTTCGCCGATCGTCGCGAATTCGAGCCCCAGCACGTTGTCGAGGAAGATCTTGCGGTCGTAATCGGCTTCGGTGAAACCGTAATGCGCCGGGGAGAGCTCCTCGTCATTGACGCGCTTCTCGAAACCCAGCGGATCCAGATTGGCATGCAGGTGGCCGCGCATGCGGTAGGCGCGGATCATCATCAGCGCATGCAGCGAATCGCGCGTGGCCTGCTGCACATGCTCCTCGGTCAGCGCGACGCCCTTGGCCTCGGCCTTGCCCTTGAGCTTTTCGGCAACGGTCTTCTCGATCTGTCCCCAATTGCCGTCGAGGGCCGAGACGAGTTCGCCATTGGCCGCGATCGGCCAGTTCTCGCGCTTCCAGGAGGCGCCCTGCGCGTTCTTGGCGACGATGGCGCTGTCATCCTTCAGCGCACCGAAGAAGGCCTGCCATTCGGCATCGACCGATTTCGGATCCTTGGCGTAGCGGGCGTAGAGATCCTCGATATAGGCGGCATTGGCGCCGTCGAGGAAGGAGGTCTGGAGGAGCGCTTCGTTGACGTCTTGGCGTGCCATGGCTTGTCCGTCCGAGGGGCCGCCGGGGTGTTCGTTGCCGGAGGCCGTGGCGGGGCCGGGTCGCGGCCCCTTCGAGGGTTTGATCGAGCCGTCGTCTTGCGGGCCGATTCAGGCGATATTCGGTCCGGTCGCGCCCGAATCCTGTTCGGATCAGGCGCGACCGGAGATTTGGGCGCATCAGCCCTTCAGAAGCTCAGAGAGCGTGGTGCCGAGCCGCGCCGGGGAGGGCGAGACCTTGATGCCGGCTGCTTCCATCGCCGCGATCTTGTCTTCCGCGCCGCCCTTGCCGCCGGAAATGATCGCGCCCGCATGACCCATGCGACGGCCCGGAGGCGCCGTGCGACCGGCGATGAAGCCGACCATCGGCTTCTTGCGACCGCGCCGGGCTTCGTCCGCAATGAACTGCGCGGCTTCCTCTTCCGCCGAGCCGCCGATCTCGCCGATCATCACGATCGACCTGGTGGCGTCGTCGGCGAGCAGCATTTCGAGCATGTCGATGAACTCGGTGCCCTTGACCGGATCACCGCCGATGCCGACCGCCGTGGTCTGGCCGAGGCCTTCATTGGTGGTCTGGAACACGGCTTCATAGGTGAGCGTGCCCGAGCGCGAGACGATGCCGACCGAGCCCGGCGAGAAGATGTTGCCCGGCATGATGCCGATCTTCGATTCGCCGGCGGTGACGACACCGGGGCAGTTCGGGCCGATCAGGCGCGACCTGGAGCCGGCCAGGGCGCGCTTGACGCGCACCATGTCCTGCACCGGGATCCCCTCGGTGATGCAGACGATCAGCGGGATTTCCGCGTCGATCGCCTCGCAGATCGCGTCAGCCGCGCCGGGCGGCGGGACGTAGACGACGGAGGCCTCGGCGCCCGTCGTCTCGCGGGCCTCGGCCACCGTGTCGAAGACCGGCAGGCCGATATGCTTCGAGCCGCCTTTGCCGGGCGAAACGCCGCCGACCATCTTGGTGCCGTAGGCGATGGCCTGTTCGGAGTGGAAGGTCCCGTTCTTGCCGGTAAAGCCCTGGCAGATGACCTTGGTGTTGGAATTGATCAGAATGGACATGGGATCGTCGATCTCTTCTTTCGTTCAATGCGATGCGAAGGGGTTGACCACCTTCACGTCGCCATAGCTCTGCGCGTGATTGAGGTCTTCGGAATAGAGGGTCGCGCAGCCCAGACGCTGCGCGGCGGCGATGATGGCTGCATCCCAGTAGGATACGAGATAGCGACGGCTGAGACGGAGGGCTGACCGCACCAGCTCCGTATCGACCGGAACGACGGGAAAGACGCTCAGCCTTTCGATCCAGGTCTCGGCTTCCTCGCGCGCCAGCGGGACAGCCGGTTTCTTGATCACGTTCACGTAAAACTCGGCGAGGACCTGAGCCGAGAGCCCGAAATCCGCTTTCTCCAGAAGATCCCAAGCCCGCGCCGCCTTTTCAGGAGCATCCTTGCGACCGGCAGCCGCATAGATCAGGACATTCGTATCGAGGAAGGTTTCAACGCGCATGGCTGTCCTCCCTGTCGAAGCGGAAATCGGGTCCGAGCCGTGCCTCGCTGCTTTCGCTGAGACGCTTGAGGTCGGCGATCGCGGATTGCGCGCGCTCCTGACCGCGAACGAGCGTTTCCAGATGCGCGCGCACCAATGCGTTGACACTGGTTTGCTGGCGGGCCGCATAGATGCGGACCTCCTCCAGAAGCTTCTCGTCTATGGCCAGGGTGATGTTCTTCATCGCCGGTCTCCGCATGCACACATAGTTACACATATTATGTGTGCATGCATCGTCCTCCTCAACCGCCGCGAACGGCGCTCACGATCTTCTGGGCGGCATCGTCGAGATCGTCTGCGGGGATCACGTTGAGACCCGATTCGCGGATGATCTGCTTGCCTTCCTCGACATTGGTGCCCTCGAGGCGCACGACGAGCGGCACCTGCAGGCCGACCGCCTTCACCGCAGCGATGACGCCGCGTGCGATCACGTCGCACTTCATGATGCCGCCGAAGATGTTGACGAGGATGCCCTTCACATTCGGATCGGCGGTGATGATCTTGAACGCTGCCGTCACCTTCTCCTCCGAGGCGCCGCCGCCGACATCGAGGAAGTTCGCCGGCTCTTCGCCGTAGAGCTTGATGATGTCGAGCGTCGCCATGGCGAGGCCGGCGCCGTTGACCATGCAGCCGATCGTGCCGTCGAGCGCGATATAGGCGAGGTCGTATTTGGAGGCCTCGATCTCCTTGGCGTCCTCTTCCGTCAGATCGCGCAGTTCCTGCACGTCCGGATGGCGGTAGAGGGCGTTGGAATCGAAGGAGACCTTCGCATCGAGGCAGCGCAGCTTGCCGTCGGTGGTGACGATCAGCGGGTTGATCTCGAGCATCTCCATGTCCTTCGAGACGAAGGCATTGTAGAGCTTGATGGTAAGATCATTGGCCTGCTTGGCCAGATCACCGCTCAGGCCGAGCGCCTTGGCGACCGCACGCCCGTGATGGGGCATGGCGCCGGTGGCGGGGTCGACGGTGATGGTGTGGATCTTCTCCGGCGTGTCATGGGCGACCTGCTCGATATCCATGCCGCCTTCCGTCGAGACGACAAAGGCGACGCGGCCCGTGGCGCGATCGACCAGCGCGGAGAGGTAGAATTCCTTCTCGATATCGGAGCCGTCCTCGATATAGAGGCGGTTGACCTGCTTGCCGTCCTCGCCGGTCTGCACGGTGACGAGGGTCTTGCCGAGCATCTGGGAGGCGAATTCCTTCACCTCGTCGATGGACTTGGCCAGGCGCACGCCGCCCTTCTCGCCCGCATCCGCTTCCTTGAACTTGCCCTTGCCGCGACCGCCGGCATGGATCTGGCTCTTGACCACCCAGAGCGGGCCGCCGAGCTCCTTCGCCGCAGCCTCGGCCTCCTCGGCGGAGAAGATCGCGACGCCGCGCGAGACGGGCGCGCCAAACTCCTTCAGGAGTGCCTTGCCCTGGTATTCATGGATATTCATGGAAATCCTCTTTCATCAGCTGAAACGAGAGCGGCGCCACCGGGGCGCCGCGCTGCATTCCGCAAAGATCACTTCGCAAGTTCGGGATTGATCTTCTTGCAGGCATCGACGAGGCCGGTGACGGAGGCCACCGACTTCTCGAACATGGCTTTCTCGTCGGCGGCGAATTCCACCTCGACGATGCGCTCCACACCATTCTCGCCGATCACGATCGGCACGCCGACGAACAGGCCGTCGACACCGTATTGACCGGTGAGATGCGCCGCGCAGGGCAGGACGCGCTTTTTATCCTTGAGATAGCTCTCCGCCATGGCGATGGCGGAAGCAGCCGGCGCGTAGAAGGCCGAGCCGGTCTTGAGCAGGTTGACGATCTCGCCGCCGCCCTTGCGGGTGCGCTCGACCATGGCGTCGAGCTTCTCCTGCGTGGTCCAGCCCATCTTGACCAGATCGGGGAGCGGGATGCCCGCCACCGTCGAATAGCGCACCAGCGGCACCATGTCGTCGCCATGGCCGCCGAGCACGAAGGCCGTGACATCCTGCACCGAGACGCCGAATTCATCGGCGAGGAAGTGGCGGAAGCGCGCCGAATCGAGCACGCCGGCCATGCCGACGATCTTGTTGGCGGGAAGCCCGGAGAACTTCTGCAGCGCCCAGACCATGGCGTCGAGCGGGTTGGTGATGCAGATCACGAAGGCGTCGGGGGCGTAGGTCCTGATGCCCTCGCCGACGGCCTGCATGACCTTGAGATTGATCTCGATGAGATCGTCACGGCTCATGCCCGGCTTGCGTGGCACGCCGGCGGTGACGATGACCACGTCTGCGCCCGCGATGTCGGCATATTCCTGCGCGCCCTTGTATCTGGCGTCGAAACCGTCGACCGGCGCGGATTCCGCGATGTCGAGGCCCTTGCCCTGCGGGATACCTTCGGCGATGTCGAACAGGACGACGTCGCCCAGTTCCTTCAAGCCGACCAGATGAGCCAGGGTGCCGCCGATCTGGCCGGAACCGATGAGCGCGATTTTCTTGCGTGCCATGAGGACATGAACCTCGTTGTGTTGACCTGTTCGGGGAGCCGGACGCACATCATCGCCGCCTGCTCCGGTGCGGGCCTCTTTGACTCATTCATTGCCGGGGTTCAAGGCGTTGAAACCCCTAACAGTTCCGGTATCGGCGCGGCATCCGCCGCCGGAGTCTGGGGTAATTGCCAATCGACCATGCGCAAAAACGCCTTTTTCAAAGCGACTTACCGCACATGCGCGGTGCGGTTACAGGGGGCTTGCAGGGCGCGTCCGAGGTTTTACGGAAAAATGAGACAAATGACGATTTTTGTCATTCTTATAGTCCGGTTCACACCTGACCCACCGCGAGGCTGCGCAGAACCACCCGCAGCATGACGTTGAGGCGCTCGTCGAGCACCGCGCGCGGCACGCGCACATCGATGCGCACCATGGCCGGATTGACGAATCGCTGCACGGCATCAATCACGAAGGCGATCGCCCGGTCGCGGTCACGCGGGTTGAACACTTCCGTGGTGACGCCCTCGTCGATCACCCGCTCGAGCAATCGCAGCTGCCGGGTGCGGTGCTTGCGGGCAATGTCGCGCGAATGCTCCACCGCCGCCACATAGACGTCGAAGACATGGGCGTTGCGCTCGGCGCATTCGCGGTATTGCCGGGCAATGGCGAGGACGAAGCGCTCCAGCTTGTCGTCGGCGGGATCGGGACTGTCGGCAATGTCGCTGAGCGAGGCCTCGACCTCCTTGAGCCATTGACCGGCGACGGCATCGATCAATTCGGCCTTGGACGGAAAGTAGCGGTAGACGTTGGCATGCGTCATCCCCGCTTCTTCCGCGACGCCGACCACGGTGAGCCGGCGGGCGCCGAATCGGCCCAGATGCTCTGCCGCGACCTGCAGCAGACGCGTCTCCGGCGAAACGCGCCGTGTGGCCGGGCCGGCAGGATTGGCGAGCGGTGTGGCAAGCGGGCTCATGATCTCTCCTTAGCGCGCCGGCGCCCGCAGGCCAATCCCGGGCGCGCCTTCTGCCGCGACGGGCTTTGCGCTCAAGCCTGACGCAAGCCAGCGCACCTAGTCTCCGGTCAGATCGAAACCGGGAGGCCTTTCCGTGGAAGCGATACACCTGTTTTCTCTGGCGTCGCGGCGTAGCGAATGGCTGTCGGTGCGCCAGGCCACGATCGCCGAGAACGTCGCGAATGTCGACACGCCGGACTATCGCGCCAAGGATGTGCAGCCCTTTCGCGAGGTGATGGATCATACCCGCCTGCAGATGGCGGCGACCAGCCCGTCGCATCTCGAACGCGATGGCCGCGCCCGCCAGACGCGCACCGACAAGGCGGATTCCTGGACCATCACCCATTCCGGCAACAGCGTCAGCATCGAGCAGGAACTGATGAAATCCAGCAGCGCGGCGCGGGAACATTCGCTTTCCACCAGCATCGTCAAGTCGTTCCACCGCATGCTCATGACAACCGTGAAAGGATAAGGCGATGATGGATCCGCTCGCCGCGATTTCGCGCATTGCCGGCTCCGGATTGCAGACGCAGTCCAAACGCCTGCAAATCATTTCCGAGAACCTCGCCAATGCCGAATCGACCGGCTCCACCCCCGGCGCTGACCCGTTCCGGCGCAAGACCATCAGCTTCAAGAGCGAGATGGATCGCCTCGTCGGCGCGGAACTGGTCGGTATCCGCAATGTCGGCACGGACCGCTCGCCGTTTCGCATCGAGCACGATCCCGGCCACCCCGCAGCCGACGAAAACGGCAACGTGAAGAAGCCGAACGTCAACATGCTGATGGAAATGGCCGATCTGCGCGAAGCCAACCGCTCCTATGAAGCCAATCTCCAGATCGTCAAGAAAGCCCGCTCGATGGTCAACGCCACCATCGACCTGTTGAGGAACTGATCATGATCGACGCCCTCGCCAGCCTTCCCGGCGCCGCCGGGCTCGCCGCACCGACCTCCGGGGTCGAACGCAAGGCCGCCACCGCGCTTACGGGTTTCACCCAGCAGCCCCAGCGTACCGATTTCTCGCAGGTCCTGTCTCAGGTCGCGCGCGACGGCGTGAGCCGGATTCAGGCCGCCGAAGCGACGTCGCTCCAGGGGCTGCAGGGTCAGGCCTCGGTGCAGCAGGTCGTCGAGGCGGTGATGAGTGCGGAGCAGACGCTCAACACCGCGATCGCGGTGCGCGACAAGGTCGTGCAGGCCTACCAGGAAATCAGCCGGATGCAGATCTGAGGAGGATCGGACCATGCGCGCCCTCGCCATCGCCGCCACGGGCATGAACGCCCAGCAGATGAACGTCGAAGTCATCGCCAACAACATCGCCAATATCAACACCACCGGCTTCAAGCGCGCCCGCGCCGAGTTCACCGATCTGCTCTACCAGGCGGAGAAGCTCCAGGGTGTGCCGATGCGCGGCGGCCAGGCGGCCGTCCCGGAAGGCGCCCAGATCGGGCTCGGTGTGAAGGCGGCGGCCATCCGCAACCTGCATATGCAGGGCGCATTGACCAACACCGCCAACAAGCTCGACCTCGCCATCAACGGCCAGGGCTGGTTCCAGGTTCAGGGGCCGGAAGGCGAGATTCTCTACGCCCGCGCCGGCGCCTTCAACACCAATGCCGAAGGCCAGCTCGTCACCATCGAGGGCTATCTCGTGGAACCGGCCATCGTGGTGCCGGAGAATACGGTGGACGTTGTCGTCAACGAGTCGGGCCAGGTCTTCGCCCAGATCGGCGGTCAGATGCAGCTCGAAGAGCTCGGCCAGTTGACACTCGCCAATTTCGCCAACGAGACCGGCCTCGAGCCGCTGGGCAGCAACCTCTATCGCGAGACCGTCGCCTCCGGCCAGCCCGTGATCGGCGCGCCGGGCGATCCCGGCTATGGCAGTCTTCATCAGGGCTATCTGGAGAGCTCCAACGTCGATCCGGTGAAGGAAATCACCGAACTGATCTCGGCCCAGCGCGCCTACGAGATGAATTCCAAGGTTATCCAGGCTGCCGACGACATGGCCGGCACGGTCTCCAAGGGTATCCGCTGATGCGCGCGATCGGGACCATGAATCGAGGAGCTGAGCGATGATCCGTGCGTGTCGTCAGGCCGCAACCGGGCTGCGCAGGACAGGTGCCGGTGCCGTGCTCACGACCCTCCTGCTCGCCCTGGCGGGCAGTTCCGCCGCGCTGGCCCAGAACGGCGGCAGCCGGGCCATGCCGGTGACCACCATCACCGTCTATCCCGGCGAGACCATCAAGGAGGGTGTCATCGAAATGCGCGAATTCTCCGCCCATGTGCTCGATCGCGCCCCTGCCGTTGCCGATCCTCCCGCGCTGATCGGCAAGGTCGCGCGCCGGACGCTGCTTCCCGGTCAACTCGTGCCGCGCAATGCGATCGAAGAGCCGCGTCTCGTCGAACGCGGGCGTTCGGTCCAGGTCGTCTTCGCCGAGGCGGGGATGACGATCATCGGCATCGCTTCGGCACTGGAGGCGGGTTCCGCCGGCGAGCGGGTGCGTGCGCGCAATCTCGACAGCGGCGTCACCATCGTCGGCACGGTCCAGCCCGACGGCACGTTGCGGGTCGGAGAATGAGAATGCATGAACGATTTGCCGTACTTCGCGCAGCCTGCGCAGCGCCCGCCCGTGAACGCTTGCGGCGGTGCGCGATGCTGCTCGTCGCCGGTCTGGTGCTCGCGCTCGGCGATCCGCTCGCCGTCGCCGCCGACCAGGTGCAGCGGGACGGGACACGGATCAAGGACGTGACCACGCTCAAGGGCATGCGCGACAACCAGCTTGTCGGCTACGGCCTCGTGATCGGCCTGCCCGGCACCGGCGACACAATGCGCAACTCGCCCTTTACCGAGCAATCCCTGCGCTCGATGCTCGACCGGATGGGCATCAATGTCGATAACACACTGCGCGCGCGCAATGTCGCGGCGGTCGTCGTCACGGCCAATCTGCCGCCCTTTGCCGGTCGCGGTGCGCGCATCGACGTCTCCGTCGGATCGCTGGGCGATGCTCGTGCACTCAACGGTGGTACGCTGGTGGTCACGCCGCTGATGGGCGGCGACGGGCAGGTCTATGCCGTGGCACAAGGCGCCGTCTCCGTCTCCGGATTCGAGGCGGCGGGGGATGCCGCGCTGGTTGCGCAGGGTGTGCCGACCGCCGGGCGCATCGCCAACGGCGCGCTGATCGAGCGCGAACTGCCCGACCAGTTCCGCGACATGCGCAGCCTGCTCCTCGAATTGCGCAACCCGGATTTTCGCACCGCCGTTTCCATCGCCGACGCGATCAATGACTATTCGCTGGCCCGCTGGGGTGAGCGTACTGCGGTGGAGCGTGATTTCCGCACGGTTTTCGTGCGCCAGCCCGAGCGGATCAGCCCGATGCGCTTTCTCGCCGAGATCGGTGAACTCGCGATCACGCCGGATACCCCGGCGCGGGTGGTGATCGACGAGGGGACCGGTACGGTCGTGATCGGCCAGAACGTGCAGATTTCCACCGTTGCCGTCACCCATGGCAATATCTCGGTGCGCATTACCGAGCGCCCCTTCGCCGATCAGCCCAACCCGCTGAGTCTCGGTGAGACGGTCGTGCTGCCCGATACCGAAATCGAGGCGCAGGAGGAGGGCGGTCAGCTCGCCATCATCGGCGGTGCCGATCTGCAGACGCTGGTGCGCGGGCTCAACCAGATCGGGCTCAAGCCGATGGGCATCATCGCCATCCTGCAGGCGATCAAGACGGCAGGTGCGCTTCAGGCGGATCTTGTGGTTCAGTGATGCCGTGAGGCATTACGGCGCCGCTTCAGCTCTGCTCAGGCGGCGTTTCCATCGCCGCCTGGGCCGCGACGGCGCCATCGCCGATGGTCACGCCCTTGTCGCGCACCAGAGTCGGCTTGGGGATGATCTCGGTGATCTCGACCTGGATGCGTGTGCCGGTCACGATGATGTGGCCGCGCGCGATCGGGTGATCATTGGCGAGGATCTCGACCTTGTCGTCATCGCTCTGGTCCAGCTCGATCACGGCACCGCGCCCCATGCGCAACAGCATGTGTACCGGCATCTGCCGGCGACCCAGCACGACCTTGAGATCAACATTGAGACCATCGATACTCGGCACGTCTACCCCACCCGTTTCCTGCTTCCGGCGATGGACGTCCCTTGTGGACGTTCCCTGCCGCGTGCCTTAACTAGAAGCGCTCAGGCAAGTCCAACCTGATCAGAACAGGGTGAACCATTGGTTAACACGCGCGCCGATGCCGCCGCTTCCTTCCTGCCGCAAGCAGGCTCGCCCCCGATCGACTGGGTGGTGAGCGAGGGGCTCGTCGATTACCAGCAGGCGGTTACGGCGATGGAGGCGCGTGCGGCGCGAATCGCTGCCGGTGAGGCGCGCGAATGCATCTGGCTGCTGGAGCATCCGCCACTCTACACAGCGGGCACCTCCGCCCGCGAGAGCGATCTCGTCGCGCGCGAGCGCTTTCCGGTCTACGCCTCGGGGCGGGGCGGGCAATATACCTATCACGGGCCCGGCCAGCGCGTGGCCTATGTCATGCTCGATCTGAACCGCCGCACGCCGGATCTGCGCCGATACGTCTCGGCGCTGGAAGCCTGGCTGATCGGGACGCTGGCCCGGTTCAACATTCGCGGCGAGCGCCGCGAGGATCGCGTCGGTGTCTGGGTGCGCCGCCCCGACAAGGGCCCGAGCGTCGAGGACAAGATCGCCGCGATCGGCATCCGCGTGCGCCGCTGGGTCAGTTTCCACGGCGTGAGCCTGAACGTCGAACCCGATCTCGATCATTTCACCGGCATCGTCCCCTGCGGCATCACCGAACACGGCGTCACCAGCCTCGTCGATCTCGGCTACCCGGTGACGATGCCGGAGGTCGACGCGGTCATGCGCGCGCAATGCGAAGAGATTTTCGGGGCTACTCTGTCAGTGCAGGCGAATTGAGGGGGTGGGCCGGTTTGGGTCCGACGCTCGATGTTGGGACAATGCCGGGTGTTTCGCGCAGAACCGCTTCTCCGACGAGTGCATTCTCGAAACCACGAAGCGGGAGATTAAGGCCGATCAGCATGTAGCGCTGATCTTCCTCGTTTGCGGCCGCAGGCGGTGCTTCGATTACCCCCTCGTCAACGAGCTGCCGAACGAGTGCGCCATAAATTTCATTCACGTCGATCTCTGCATTGCGAATGCGCGCTTCCGTCATCCCTTTCCACGCAAGATCCCAGGAACGTCGCCCAAAGTCATGCGCTTGGGTAAAGAAGAGACTTCCCGGGGCACCCCCCAGCGGTTCTGCGTCATCGGTCGCCGCCGCCGACTCCAGTGAAACAGGGGCGATCAGATCCAGAAGTTCGATGCGCGCGACTCGATGCGAGCGAGAAACACCGTCGATGAAACGGGTTATCTCTTTGACGGTCGCTTCGTCGGCTTGTTCGAGATCAACCAACGGCAACCGATAAAAATGAAGTGGAGCATCCGGCTTGGTGCCCAGACCGGCAGTGTAGAGCGCCGCCTCCAGGGCCAAATTCTCGGACGGTTTGCTCAACTGGACATGCTCGCGCGGCATATACCAAAGAATTCCATCATTTGAGGACTGGAAGTTGTCCGAGGCATGTGCAGGCGCGTTGCAAGCAATGGCAAGAGCGAATACCAACCCCGCGCGCGATAGCGGTGTTGTGCAATTTTGGGTGACCGGCATCAATGTCGCGATACCCATTTTCCAACGGCCTCCAAGTCAACTCAAAGCGATCTTCCCCAAGCTCAGCATCAATATGGGCAACGCGCTTCCTGCAATCAAGAGTGTCAGTGGGCCGCGTCTCGTCAGGCTTCGAGCGATGACGTAGCTATAAACAACCAAAGCCGTCAAAATGATGACGATGAACGCACAGAGAATTATCGAGCCGCTCTCCGAGCGGAACAGGCCGAAATATGATTCTGCTCCAACGAACAGTGGAACGACACCCGTCGCTGCTGCAGGCGATCCGACCGGTGCAAAACCGTGACCGTATCCGAATACGATGATCAAGGTAATGAACAACCCGCCGGCGAAGGCGAAGCCCATCCGCTCTTGGAATGTTTTCGGAATTGTATCGCGATCTTCCTTTGGCAATGCCCTGTCGACCAACCGGTTGATTACCTCTCCGAAGGCATCTGATAATCCAGCCACCACTCGCCATCCATGTCCGAATCGCATCGGCTTGAGTATAGCTATTTATAATTGA includes the following:
- the flgG gene encoding flagellar basal-body rod protein FlgG, translated to MRALAIAATGMNAQQMNVEVIANNIANINTTGFKRARAEFTDLLYQAEKLQGVPMRGGQAAVPEGAQIGLGVKAAAIRNLHMQGALTNTANKLDLAINGQGWFQVQGPEGEILYARAGAFNTNAEGQLVTIEGYLVEPAIVVPENTVDVVVNESGQVFAQIGGQMQLEELGQLTLANFANETGLEPLGSNLYRETVASGQPVIGAPGDPGYGSLHQGYLESSNVDPVKEITELISAQRAYEMNSKVIQAADDMAGTVSKGIR
- the flgB gene encoding flagellar basal body rod protein FlgB, whose product is MEAIHLFSLASRRSEWLSVRQATIAENVANVDTPDYRAKDVQPFREVMDHTRLQMAATSPSHLERDGRARQTRTDKADSWTITHSGNSVSIEQELMKSSSAAREHSLSTSIVKSFHRMLMTTVKG
- a CDS encoding FliM/FliN family flagellar motor switch protein, producing MPSIDGLNVDLKVVLGRRQMPVHMLLRMGRGAVIELDQSDDDKVEILANDHPIARGHIIVTGTRIQVEITEIIPKPTLVRDKGVTIGDGAVAAQAAMETPPEQS
- the flgC gene encoding flagellar basal body rod protein FlgC, encoding MMDPLAAISRIAGSGLQTQSKRLQIISENLANAESTGSTPGADPFRRKTISFKSEMDRLVGAELVGIRNVGTDRSPFRIEHDPGHPAADENGNVKKPNVNMLMEMADLREANRSYEANLQIVKKARSMVNATIDLLRN
- a CDS encoding flagellar hook-basal body complex protein FliE; this translates as MIDALASLPGAAGLAAPTSGVERKAATALTGFTQQPQRTDFSQVLSQVARDGVSRIQAAEATSLQGLQGQASVQQVVEAVMSAEQTLNTAIAVRDKVVQAYQEISRMQI
- the lipB gene encoding lipoyl(octanoyl) transferase LipB; this encodes MVNTRADAAASFLPQAGSPPIDWVVSEGLVDYQQAVTAMEARAARIAAGEARECIWLLEHPPLYTAGTSARESDLVARERFPVYASGRGGQYTYHGPGQRVAYVMLDLNRRTPDLRRYVSALEAWLIGTLARFNIRGERREDRVGVWVRRPDKGPSVEDKIAAIGIRVRRWVSFHGVSLNVEPDLDHFTGIVPCGITEHGVTSLVDLGYPVTMPEVDAVMRAQCEEIFGATLSVQAN
- the flgA gene encoding flagellar basal body P-ring formation chaperone FlgA, with amino-acid sequence MIRACRQAATGLRRTGAGAVLTTLLLALAGSSAALAQNGGSRAMPVTTITVYPGETIKEGVIEMREFSAHVLDRAPAVADPPALIGKVARRTLLPGQLVPRNAIEEPRLVERGRSVQVVFAEAGMTIIGIASALEAGSAGERVRARNLDSGVTIVGTVQPDGTLRVGE
- the flgI gene encoding flagellar basal body P-ring protein FlgI, encoding MLLVAGLVLALGDPLAVAADQVQRDGTRIKDVTTLKGMRDNQLVGYGLVIGLPGTGDTMRNSPFTEQSLRSMLDRMGINVDNTLRARNVAAVVVTANLPPFAGRGARIDVSVGSLGDARALNGGTLVVTPLMGGDGQVYAVAQGAVSVSGFEAAGDAALVAQGVPTAGRIANGALIERELPDQFRDMRSLLLELRNPDFRTAVSIADAINDYSLARWGERTAVERDFRTVFVRQPERISPMRFLAEIGELAITPDTPARVVIDEGTGTVVIGQNVQISTVAVTHGNISVRITERPFADQPNPLSLGETVVLPDTEIEAQEEGGQLAIIGGADLQTLVRGLNQIGLKPMGIIAILQAIKTAGALQADLVVQ